A segment of the Thermoplasmata archaeon genome:
CACCGTGACCACGACGGAGATTGCGTCCGCGGCGCTCACGGTCAGACCCTCGCAACCTTGAACAGGGTTGTGTCACCAAGGTACCGCCAGGGGAAGCGCGCCGAGAGGCGATCATCGAACGGTTCCAGATTCGCCCGCAGCCGTTCGAATGCGGGGTTGTAGAGGAAGGGCGGCGGCATGAACACTGGCACGCCCACCACGCCCAGCGGTTCGAAAAACCCCTCAAGCGTTCGAAGGACACGCACCGGCGTGTACGCATGGAAGCGGACCTTCATACCGCGGACTCTCGCCCACTGCGGCTCCTTGAAACGTGAGAGGACTCCCCGAACGCGCAGTCGGGCCATCGCGATGAGCGGTTCCGAGAGGCACAGCTTATTGGGGAGGGTGAACACGAACGGCGCGCCTGGTCGGAGGAGATCGTGGACGGTCCCGGCTAAGCTCCGCAGCGAGTCCTCGTAGGTGAGACTGAAGTTTGCGTAGGCCCCGTCGAAAGGGTACCAGCCGGACCGCTCAAGGTCGCTGGCGACTTCGGACAGCCGACCTCTCCACAGGTGGACGCACGACTGTAGCCCTTCGGAGCGTACGCGCTCGCGGGCGGCTTGGACCATTCCGTCCGAGATGTCAAGGGCTTCGATTCGGTACCCATGTTCGGCAAGGAAGACCGCGTCGGCTCCCGCACCGCATCCGATCTCGAGAAGTGCCGAACCGGGTGGGCAGACCGCGAGGATCTCTCGACGGCTCGTCGCGCGCATCCAGCTGTTCACCGGATTCGTTGCGGCGGTCGTCTCGATTGAGTCGCCAACGCGGTTGAATGCCTCCCGGAGCGCGACAGCTTCGCTACTCATGCGGCCGTGCTCCGTTCGCCAGGGGCGCAACGCTCAGGTCTCCGGAATCGCTCCACACTGACGCGACCACCGACGCACTCGACGTTGTGGCCGAAGGCAGCGCCGCCACGGATGAGCCCGACGCCGGTGCTCTGAAGTCGAATGCGCTCGTCAAGTTCCCCGCGCCTGCGACTCGTACGCTGAGATACGGCAGCCCCCAGTTGTCGTCGATGAACCGCAGCATCGAGGTGTGGTCCATGGCAGTGTGGTCCACGTAGCCGCGGCGTGCGTATGGCGAGACGACGATCATGGGAACCCGGAAGCCGTACCCCCACGAATCCACCTGGGGCGGAGG
Coding sequences within it:
- a CDS encoding class I SAM-dependent methyltransferase codes for the protein MRPWRTEHGRMSSEAVALREAFNRVGDSIETTAATNPVNSWMRATSRREILAVCPPGSALLEIGCGAGADAVFLAEHGYRIEALDISDGMVQAARERVRSEGLQSCVHLWRGRLSEVASDLERSGWYPFDGAYANFSLTYEDSLRSLAGTVHDLLRPGAPFVFTLPNKLCLSEPLIAMARLRVRGVLSRFKEPQWARVRGMKVRFHAYTPVRVLRTLEGFFEPLGVVGVPVFMPPPFLYNPAFERLRANLEPFDDRLSARFPWRYLGDTTLFKVARV